The Paenibacillus sp. 481 DNA window TAGACTTACTTACAGCAATCAAGCGTGCAGCTTTATTAAAGTGGACCCACAAGGTAGGCACATTTTAGCTGGCTTTGATCAGGACGGTGATGAGAATTATCAAATTTACGCGCTAAAGCCTGAAGGCGGCGAATTGCATAAGCTGATAGAAGCAGAGGACGCGGAAAAATTGTTCTTCGCGCAGCTGTCCGAGGATGGGAAGCGAGTGTATTACATTACGAGCGAAGCCAATCCGCAATTTTTAAATACGCGTTGCTATGATATAGAATCGGGTCAAAATGAGCTGCTTATCCAAGGTGAGGATGCGGTAACCTTTGCGAGTGCGATCAGTCCGAATGAGCAGTTGATTGCATACGTAAAGCATTTGGCTAACACGTTCACGCCAGGCTATGTGCGTGTGAATGGGGAGGATCTATGTGTCACGCCATCACCAGATGTCGTACATGTTGTCAGGGGCTTGACCTTTATTGATGATGAAACCGTTCTGTTTGCAACGGATTACGAGTCTGACTTTGGTTACTTGGCAGCGTACCATATTCCAACGCGTAAGTTCGAGGAACTGTATCGAATTCCGCAGTCCAACATTTCAGATATCAAATGGCACAAAGAAAGCCGCACCGTTATTTTGTTTACTGAGCGCGGTGTAGAAGACCAGCTGTATCGTTGGTCGCTAGATACGAAAGAGCTGGAATCTATCTCGCTTCCAGTCAGTGTTATTGAAGATTATAAAGTGGCGGACTCCGGTCGCATTTATGTGCTTGGCCGCAGTGCGACCAAGCCAACGAATATTTATCGGGAAGCGGAAGGCGCATGGGAGGCACTGACGGATAATCGGGTAGTAGGATTAACCGAAGAAGATTTGGTGGAGCCGGAAGTTGTAAAATACCGTTCCTTCGATGATATAGACATCGAAGCGCTGTTGTTCCGGGCCAAGGATGAGGTGGCTAACGGGTATACGGTATTTTGGCCGCATGGCGGGCCGCAGGCCGCAGAGCGTAAATCATTCCGCAGCTTGTTCCAAACGCTGCTAGCTAATGGCTATCATATATTCGCGCCGAATTTCCGCGGTAGTACAGGTTACGGCAGCAACTTTACTAAGTTGGTCGAGTGCGATTGGGGCGAAGGCCCGCGCAAGGACTGCCTAAAAGGAATGGAGTGGCTGTTCGAGCAAGGCATCTCCAGCCGCGACAAGCTGTTCGTAATCGGCGGCAGTTATGGCGGTTATATGACGCTGTTGTTGGCAGGACGTCATGCCGACTACTTTAAAGCAGCCGTCGATATATTCGGTGTCAGCAATTTGTTTACGTTCGTAACATCGGTGCCTGATTTTTGGAAGCCGATGATGGAACGTTGGGTCGGCGATCCGGAAAAGGATCGCGAGCGGTTTATTACCGATTCACCGATTACGTATTTGGATACGATGGTGAATCCGATGCTCGTTATTCAAGGGGCTAACGACCCGCGCGTCGTGAAAGAGGAGTCTGACCAAATTGTTGAAGCGCTGCGCAGCAAGGGCCGCGATGTGGAGTATGTCGTGCTGGATAATGAGGGGCATGGTTTCTCCAAAAAAGAGAACGAAATACTCGTTTACGAGCGTATGTTGGACTTTTTAAAACGTCATCAATATGTAGAATAGCTTAGCGGAATCATTCGAACTTATAATAAGAGATCCTTGCATGGCAGGCAGCATTAAGGTGTTGAGCACTCAGGTGTTAAGCACTCATTTGCGGTTTGGTGTGCGGGGATCTTTTTTGCTTGGCTTGGCTTTATATTTGTTCGTGGAGTAGACTGTATACTGTGTATGACTGTCCGGCTGATTAACTCCTCGCTTCGTTGCACAGATATTAACTTGTAGCTGTTCTTTATTGGCGGACAAATGACCGAATTGTCTATACCAAAGTGGACGGTACATGTACATATGGCGGGAATGATTTTGCAGGATAAAAGGTCTATATCTAGATGTGGATTCTATAGAAATCGCTATATGTGTAATCGTAATCGTGGGGAACAATGTATCTCCCTTCAGAAAAGGTGTCCACTATTTGAAAGACAGTTAAGTTTAAAAATCCACAGTAGACGGACGTGGGCGCTTTTAGAAGAACTTTTCAAAAGAACTTTTTTAAAAAAACATTTGATTTACGTTGCGGTGGGTCTGAAGCTAGTCTGAAGTTCATTTGCGGTTAGTCTAAGATTAGTCTGAATTTCATTTGTAGTTAGTTTAAGGTTAGTCAGAAGTTAGTATGTATTGAGTTTGTATTTAGTTTGTAGTTAGCTTGGAGTGAGAAAATTGAAGAATAAACATATACATAACGGGCGTGAGTGTACGGAATCTCTAGTGGGAAGCGACTTGTCCTTGACCTTGCCAGTAGACGAAGTACTGCCAGAGCTACGGGCAGCTTTAAGTATGAAATCGGGAGCTGTGTTGGTCGCAGAGCCAGGAGCGGGGAAAACGACGCGTGTTCCGCTTGCGCTGTTGGATGAGCCGTGGCTTGAGGGTAGGCGTATTTTGATGTTGGAGCCGCGGCGCATTGCTGCACGTTCATCTGCACGCTATATGGCGAAAGCGCTTGGTGAGCGTGTGGGCGAGACGATTGGTTATCGGGTGCGGCTGGATACGCAAATTAGTGAGCGGACGCGTGTGGAAGTGATTACGGAAGGTATTTTAACTCGAATGCTGCAAGAAGATGCTTCGCTTGAAGGGGTTGGTCTCGTTATCTTTGACGAGTTTCATGAGCGGCATTTGCACGCTGACCTTGGCTTGGCGCTGGCGTTAGAGTCACAGTCTGTGCTGCGCGATGACTTACGCTTACTGGTGATGTCGGCAACGTTGGAGGCGGAGTCGGTAGCTGCGGTCATGGGGGACGTACCGATTATTCGCAGCAAAGGGCGCAGTTTCCCTGTTGAGACGCATTATGTCGGGCGTCTGGGCGATATTGTTGGGGGAGCGGCATATAAGAGTGGTGCAAAAGGTGAATTCGAACGCGCAGTTGCTACCCAAGTTGAGGTTGCCTTGCGTGATCATGAAGGCGACATTATGGTATTTTTGCCGGGCGTGGGCGAGATACGGCGCGTGGAAGCGGAGCTGCGTAAGCTGGGTTGGGGTTTGAATTCAGGCTTGAATTCTGACTCTGTCTCAGGTTCTGATGCACGATTGGATTCAGATTCGGATTTAGATTCGGTTCATCGTAAGAACAAGCAGGTGCGAATTGCTCCCCTCTATGGTCAATTGCCGCAAGCCGAGCAGGATGAGGCGATTGCGCCCAATCCAGCAGGTTTACGGAAGGTAGTACTTGCGACGTCGATTGCGGAGACGAGTCTGACGGTGGAAGGTGTGCGTGTCGTGATCGATAGCGGATTGATGCGTGTGCCGAAGTTTTCACCGCGCACAGGGATGACGCGCTTGGAAACGGTAGCGGTGTCGCAGGCATCAGCAGATCAGCGGCGCGGCCGTGCAGGCCGACTTGGGCCTGGTGTTTGTTACCGACTGTGGACGGAGCAGGAGCACGGGTATTTGAAGAAGCAGAGTGTACCTGAAATGCTCGAGGCTGACTTGGCGCCGCTCGCGTTGGAGCTAGCTGCTTGGGGAGCGGATGAATCTACTTTGCAATGGATGACACCACCACCTGCTCCGGCACTGGCGCAGGCACGAGAATTGCTGACACAGCTCGGCGTCTTTGCAGCGGGCGGAAATAACGTGTTGACGCCGCACGGGCGCAAGCTGGCTGAGGTGGGTGTACATCCACGCTTGGCGCATATGATCGTGCGGGCTATTCCTCTTGGCTTGGGTGTGCTTGCTTGTGATTTAGCGGCTTTACTGTCTGAACGTGACATTGTCCGGCGAGGTGCTGCCTCTGGAAGAGCGAGTGATAGCAGGGGAAATACGGCTCTATTTGATCCTGATATGCGTTCACGGGTAGATTTGCTTAAACATGCGAGTAAGAGTGAGTCGGTTGACATCGGCGCTGTTAAACGTGTGCAGGAGGAAGCAGCTCAGTGGAGACGGGTATTTGCGATGAGGTTGGATCAGCGCAGCGGTTCGCACACGGAGCATAAAGTGGATAGTCATGCTGTAGGTTTATTGCTCGGCTTTGCATATCCTGACCGGATTGCGGAGCGGCGAACGGATGGCCGCTATTTGCTTAGTAATGGTCGGGGGGCTGCCTTTTTGTCGGCAGCGAATCGTGCTATCGGGGCAGCGGGAGCAGGAGCGGGCGCAGGTGCAGGTGTGGGTGCAGCAGGATTGGCGGGGGTAACAGGGTCGTTAATGCAAGCCCCGTATTTAGTTTGCGCTGAGCTGGACGATGTCGGCGCAGACAGCCGCATCATGTTGGCGGCTCCGGTGACGCGGGAACTGCTTGAGCAGCACTTTGCCGACAGCATCCTGCGCGAAGAGCATATCGCTTGGGAACGGACGACACAGTCCGTCCGCGTCCGCCAACGTGAGCAATTAGGTGCGCTCACGCTCAAAGACACGCAGCACCCCGCGCCAGACGCGGAAGCGGTGCTGCAAGCACTGTTGCAAGGCATCGCCCAAGAGGGGCTCACCTTGCTGCCATGGACCAAGCACGCGCGCCAATTACAGGCGAGGCTGCAATTCATGCATCGGCATCTGCCAGAGGACTGGCCCGATGCCACCGAAGAAGCACTCATCGCTTCGCTTGATGAGTGGCTCGGCCCGCACGTCTACGGCATGCGTAGCCGTGCCGACGTGCAGAAACTGAACGTCGCAGCGGCGCTTGAATCGCTACTGACGTGGGAAGCCCGCCAACAGCTTGATGCAGAGGCACCGACGCACATCGTCGTGCCAAGTGGCTCGCGTATCGCTGTTGATTACAGCAACCCTGACCAGCCTGTACTGGCTGTCAGGCTGCAAGAACTGTTTGGGCTGCAAGATACGCCGCGCATCGCTAAGGGCAAGGTGGCGCTCACGTTGCATCTGTTGTCGCCAGCGCAGCGTCCTGTACAGGTGACGCAAGATTTAAAAAGCTTCTGGGACAACACGTATTTCGAAGTAAAGAAAGACTTAAAGGGCCGATATCCGAAGCATTATTGGCCTGACAATCCGTATGAAGCTTTAGCTACACGGCGGGCTCGTCCACATCAGAGCAATTAGCTTGGTGGAAGTTACGATGCAGGTTACCTTACCTTAAATAGCTAAAGAGCAGAGCAGGATCGCTGGCTGATGTTAAGTCCGGCGCCACAAGCAAACAGCCCTTTCCAACACCATATAGGTGATGGGAGGGCTGTTAATATTCCATATCATTTCGGTGCATTTGTGTTAATTAATATCATTAAATGTTCCACATGGAACTTTTTTCGTCATTATCCAATCATAATTTTTCCTTCTGGATAACGATACAACATCGGTTCTTTTCGGTTAGCTAGCGCGTATGCGAGCGTCATGGGGCCGAGGCGTCCGATAAACATCGTGGCACAAATAATAATTTTGCCCCAAACGGTTAGCTCAGGTGTTATACCCGTAGACAAGCCGACCGTTGCTACCGCTGATACCGTTTCAAACAGAACGTCCAAGAACGGCTGCTGCTCCACAACAGCTAGCAATATCGACACGGATAGCACGAGCATGAGTGCCAAAATAATAATCGTCAAAGCTTTAATAATTTGCTCCTTCGGCAAACGGGAACGGAACAACACCGCATCTTCACGCCCACGCAACATTGCGTAGACCGCGCTAAGCAGGATCGCAAATGTAGTCGTTTTAATACCGCCACCTGCTGATCCAGGAGATGCACCTATAAACATTAAGATGATGACGAAGAACTGTGACACTTCTCTAAATTGGGCCACATCGACAGTCGTCGTACCTGAAGACCGCGCCGATATGGATTGGAAAAAGGAAGCGTACACTTTCCCTTCCATTGATAGAGGTCCCAATGTGTGCGGATTCGTGAACTCAAGCGCAAATATAAATATAGCACCAACTAGCACCAAAGCGGACGACATTGTCAGGACCACTTTAGAGTGCAAGGACAGTCGGCGTCTTTTTGGATATTCATACAGCTCTGCAAGAACGATAAAGCCAATTCCTCCGGCCATGACGAGCAAAAAGGCAACGAGGTTGAACAGGAAATCATTCGCATAGTGCTGAAAGCTATTGCCGAACAAATCGAAGCCACCGTTATTAAATAGCGATATCGCATGGAACAACGCATAATAAGAGGCCTGCGCCAGCGGCATATGGGTTGCAAAGTAGGCAGTTAGTATTAACGCGGCAACAGCTTGTATGACAGCCACAAAAATAATGACGCGGCGTACGGTGCGAACGATGCCTTCCATGCTGTTCGCGTTAATCGCTTCTTGCAGGATAAGCCGCTCGCGCAGCGACACCTTTTTCCCGAGCATTAAATAAAACATCAGCGCGACAGACATGAAGCCAATTCCGCCAATTTGCACGAGTGATATAATTACGATTTGACCAAAGGTCGAAAAAGTCGTGCCGGTATCGACGACGACAAGGCCTGTTACACAGACAGCAGAAGTCGCTGTGAACAAGGCGTCAATAAAGCTCAAAGAACGGCCAGGCTGCATAGACATAGGCAGTTTAAGTAAAAAGGTACCGATTGTAATAATGATAAGAAACCCAGTGACGAGTATGCGTGCGGGCGTCCAGTGCATTGTCTGTTGTCGCCATGAAGTCATGTGAACGTCTCCTTATGCTGCCATTCTTGTTGTAATTGATGTGAAAAAAACGTTCACTAGTATATCGTTCCCTGACAGGGTCTGTAAATATAAAAATGTACAATGTAAATGTTTACCTCTTTTTCAACGAGATGCTTGTTCGATGTACAACACCAAACGAGCATTTTAAACTTAGATTAGTGCAAAGATAAAAGCAATCTTTTTAAAAAGATTACTTAGAAAGGAGTACGATACTGTGGCAAGTTGGTTATTATTCGCATTACTGTCTGCTGTTATGGCTGCTCTCGTCTCTATTTTCGGAAAAATCGGACTTGAAGGTGTAGATGCAAATACGGCTACCGCGATCAGAGCTGTTATTATGGCGGCGTTCTTGGTTGGGGTTGTCCTAGTGGAAGGAAAAGCTACTCAAATCGGTGAAGTGCTAGCTAATCGCAAAGCGTTGCTGTTTATTGTACTTAGTGGCTTGGCGGGGGCTTTATCTTGGTTGTTTTATTTTATGGCGATAAAAATGGGGGAAGTGTCCAAAGTAGCGCCAATTGATAAGTTGAGCGTCGTATTGGCTGTGCTGTTTGCCCTGCTGTTTCTCGGTGAAAAGTTATCGCTGCTCGGAGGCATTGGTGTTGTATTAATTGGCGTGGGTGTTCTACTGACCGTAATCGGTTGAAGCTAGTTACATAAGGTTGTTGTGTGTCAAAAATGAAAACAAAGCACTCTATTATCCTAAAAATGGATCGACCAATGTGTGGAAAGGGTCGCGTCTTCGTCTAAAATATCTTACAATGAGTAAGAGCTGGGTAGTTAATTGAGAACTATACTCACCTAAATACTCAACGAAGAGGCAAATACAGACAAGACGAGGGGGAGCAGATGAGAGCATTTATTTACGTAATTATTATCATCTGTTTTATGGATATGTTTGTGCAGCTGCCCGTTATTGGGACGTTTGCACAAGGACTAGGCGCATCTTCGCTTGGCATCGGTTTAGCCATTGGGATGTACTCTTTAACGAATATGTTCGGTAATATTGCGGCAGGGCGTTGGATTGATAAGTTCGGGGGCAAGCGCGTATTGCTGAGCGGTTTTATTTTGACCGTTGGTGTACTGCTTCTGTATCCGTTCGTGCAAACGCCTGAACAGCTTATCGGACTGCGGTTTATACATGGTTTAACTGGCGGACTGCTCGTGCCGAGCGCATTCATGCTTGCTTCGCAAAATGCTGGTAGCCATAATCAAGGCAAGACGATGGCGCTGTCTGGGGCGGCTGTTGGGTTGGCCGCTATTATTGGGCCAGCTACGGGCGGTATTTTAAAGGCCAAGGTTGGCATGGATACGCTGTTCTATATGGTCGCTGGCTTGTTAGCGATCGGTGCGCTGCTCACGATGCTGTTGCCACGTAGCAGCAAAGCTAAGCAAGGTGATGCTGCGCCACTGGCAGACCGAGCAGGCATCGCTGAGTCAACGAACGCGGTTGAGCTTGCCGAAATCGCGGTAAGTGCGGCTGACGCAGCATCTGGGACACAGCGCAAGCAAACGATCGGTTTCCGTGAGCTGTTTACGCTTAAGCCTGTCGCGCAAAGCTATGCATGTGCGTTTGCGCTCATGTTCGCCATGGGATCGTTAACTTTTGCGCTCCCGCTGAAAGCGGATGGCCTAAGCTTCCCTGCACAAACATCGGGGATGCTGTTAAGTACATTTGGCATCGTGGCTATCTTAATGTTCTTGTTGCCGACGAATCGCCTGTACGACCGTGTTAATCCGCTGCGCCTTATGTTGGTTGGCGGATTAGTCGTTACCATGGCATTGCTACTATTATCTTTATTTGAGCACAAAACGATGATGTATGCGGCAATGGGCTTGTACGGACTCGGCTACGCCTTACTATTCCCATCCATGAACGCGCTGCTTACGCGCCATGTGGATGAAGCTAACCGTGGCAAAGCATTCGGTATTTTTTACGCCTTCTATTCCTTAGGCGTAGTGGCTGGTTCATCTGGAATCGGAGCTGTTACAGGTGATTATGATATTGCGATGCGGATTGGCGCAGCGTTTATGTTCATCGTCATGGTGCTCCTATTTATATGGAGCCGCATGGGTGTGTCTGCGAAGACAACAACGGAGCAGGCATCGATGTGATCGATACGTTCGATATGACAGCTGACTTATAACATATGATAAGACAACACCGCTATTTGCAAAGGTTCCGTGAAGGATGCCTTACAGTAGCGGTGTTGTTTTTTGTTTCAGCTATAGGATGTAGTTGAGCGGTCTTCGCTACTTTTTCAGAAGTTTGTTAGCCACTTTTCAAGCCACTTGCTTAGCTATTAGACCACTCTTGGAGCGTGCGATCTGAAGGTAGCAGCCATGTGAGCATGCCGATTAACGGTAAGAAGCCACAGATGAGCATCACATTTGTAATGCCATAGGTGTCGATGAAGTTGCCTAAGACGAGTGAGCCGAGGCCACCCATGCCGAAGGCTAAGCCTGTAATGAGGCCTGACACCGTACCGATGCTGCCGGGATGCAGCATTTGCGCATACACGACCACGACGGAGAAGCTGGACATTAATATAAATCCGGTTAGGAGCAGTAAGATGCTCGCCCATGTAAGACTTACGAACGGAATCGCAATCGCCAACGGTACGCCAAAGAGAAACGAGAACTTGATCACGTTCCTTTTTCCGAATCGGTCAGCTAGCGGTCCACCAAAGAATGTGCCAATAGCGCCTGATACCAAAAATAAAAATACATAGATTTGCGCGTCTTCAAGTGATAGTTGGTACTGATTCATTAAGTAAAAGGAATAATAGCTTCCCATGGCGGCGCCATACCAAGAACGGCCGAATACGATCATAACTAAGATAATCGTTGCCCATATGATGCGCTTGCGCTTGGCTGGGTCCACGCTACCGCTAGCCCGCCGCTTCGTGAACACGTAACCACTATTAAGCATGCCTTGATACCAACGGGCAATATACGTCTGAACAGCAATACCTGCCGCGGCAATGAAGGTAAACCCGATCGCACCGAATTGGCCGTACGGGATAAAGATCCACTTTGTCAATAATGGAGCCAGTGCTGATCCAGTATTGCCGCCCACTTGAAAGATCGATTGGGCTAACCCTTTACGCATGCCTGCGGCCATATGCGACACCCTTGAACCTTCGGGGTGAAAGGCTGCTGAGCCTAATCCAACTAAGGTGACTGCCAGCAGTACGACCCAGTAGGACGGGGCAAAAGCGAGCAGCAACATGCCTGTAAGCGTAAAGCACATGCCAATTGGCAGCACGAGAGGTGTTGGCCTGCGGTCCGCCGCCCAGCCAATAATCGGCTGCATAATGGCAGAGGTAAAGTTGATGGCGAACGCGATCCACCCTAGCTGGGTATATGTAAGTTGCATGTTCTGCTTCAAGATCGGAAAGATAGCCGGGATTACGGCCTGAATGGAATCGTTAAAGAGATGGACGAAACTAATGGCAAGCAAAATGCGATATACAGTTGATTGCGAAGTTGCTTGTGACTGAGCGATGGATGTTTTCTCTGTTGGTGCAGGTGTAGTGTTGGACTGTTGGAGCATGTGCATCTTTCCCTTCTAAAGTATGTGTGCAACGTCTTGCTCAAACGATGGGCACTGGGTGATGAATGATGGATGATGCGTGATGGCATAGCTACCGGGTGAGTACGGAGTAGTTATCGATAGCTTTTATATTGAAGAATCATCGGGTCATTAATGGCACCACCCATTTGGAAGATGATGTAACTCTAATCCTATTCATACAGAATATCAACACACAAAAAGGCCCGTATCCGAAGGAGAATACCATATTCTCGCCTAAGGACAGGGCCTAACGTTCACTTATGTTAAAATTTAAATATTTTATTTTTTAAAATAGAAGATGAGCGATGCCGACGATAATCGGCAAAGTAATGATCGTACGTAGCAAAAAGATAATGATTAAATCTTTCAGCGTTACAGGCAATTTAGAGCCAAGCAGCAATCCGCCTACTTCGGACATATAAATAAGCTGTGTCACCGAAAGGGCTGCAACGACGAAACGAGTCATTTCGCTCTCGATTCCAGAAGCGAGCACCGTCGGCAAGAACATATCGGCAAAGCCGACTAGTATTGTCTGCGAAGCAGCCGCAGCCTCCGGAACGCCCATCAACACGAGCAGCGGCTCAAAAGGAGCGCCGAGCCATTTGAAGATGGGTGTATATTCAGCAATGGCGACGGCTGTTGTGCCGATGGCCATGACGACAGGAATGACGCCGATCCATAAGTCGAGAATATTTTTTAGACCATTTCTAAAAAATGAACCGACACCCTCATGCTGCTCCGCCTTGTTCACCGCTTGATGCAGCCCCCAAGACAATGGCTTCCAGCCAGCTGGCAGCGTTTCGTCCTCACCAGCGGGTTTATCCTCGAAGTACGTATCCGCCTTGCGTGACAATGGTGGAATGCGCGGCATAATGATAGCCGCCACCATACCTGCCAGCGTAACCGTCACATAGAACGGTATAAACATATGTGCTAAGTTCACGTTCGACAATACGATAAACGTAAACGTAATCGACACCGCCGTGAACGTCGTTCCGATCACGGCCGCTTCACGCTTCGTATAATAGCCGAGCTCGTATTGCTTGCTCGTCATCATTACACCGATCGTGCCGTCCCCAAGCCATGAGGCCATGCAGTTAACAGAGGAGCGACCTGGCAACGTAAACAAAGGACGCATAATTCTCGTCATTAGCGTACCGAACATCTCAAGTAAGCCAAAATCAACGAGCAGCGGCAGCAATAGACCCGCCAGCATAAAGACGACAAACAGGCCAGGAATCAAGTTGTTGAGCAGCATTCCGCCAGTCTGATCAGACCAGATCCATTCGGGCCCTACTTGGAACAAGGTTGCGATCACGAAGATCACGCCGAGTGTACGTGCCGCGAACCAGAACAGTGAAATATCGAACAGCGTTCTCCACAAAGGAAGCTTTAATAAAGCGCTAGGCTTCACCCAACGAGTAATGGCTGTTCCGATCCATGCAAGCACAATAATGATAGCAGCTGCGATCGGCCACCAATCGGTTAATCCGTTCTGAATCATTTTAGCCAAAAAGGCAATGGGTACTGTAACTTGTCCGTTCAACGGAATCGGAATAACAAATAGCATAAGTCCAATCAGGGAAGGAAGCCCAAATCGCAGTAGTCCGCTTAGTGATAGGCGAGATTGTGCGGGCAACGGTGCCTGAGAGTCGTGTTTGAATGACATCTATTAAAAACTCCTTTAAAGCGTAAAAGTAGTATATTTATGCAACATCGTTTACTTTAATACAATTTATCCAAAATTCCAAGCATAAATATACGAAAAAAGGATGACAGTTATTTACTTCCTCTGGGATAGTGTTTCCTATTTTCAATAACATTGATCACATTGGCTTGACAGGGGACTTTGTGAATGTTACACTTTTCACAAGCAAGACGATAAGCCACAAACAACGCAATAAAAAAAGTCATAAATGGTGGCTAGCAAGAAGCTAAAATTTTTTAACTAAGTAAGTGAATGTATTCACATTCACAATGAAGTGAAATAATGAAAGCAAATCAAAGCAAACAAAATCATAAAATATCCTCAAACTAATAATCAGAATGAAACACATCTTAAGGAGGAATTATATATGAAAGTAGCAGTTATCGGATGTACACACGCAGGCACAGCAGCTATCGCGCAAACAGCAAAACGTTATCCAGAGGCGCAAATTACGGTTTACGAGCGCAATGACAACATTTCCTTTTTATCCTGCGGGATTGCACTATATGTAAGTGGAGTTGTACAAGATGCACAAGGACTATTCTATTCGTCCCCAGAAAAAATGGCAGAGATGGGCGTCACAACAAGGATGCGCCATGATGTACTCGATATTAATGTAGAACAGAAGACGCTGCGTGCTCGCAACTTAGAAACGCAAGAGTTGGTCGAAGACACGTTCGATAAGCTAATTGTAACGACTGGATCGTGGCCGATTGTTCCGAAGTTCCCAGGCATTGAGCTAGATAATATCATGTTGTGCAAGAACTACAACCATTCGAATATGATTATTGAAAAAGCGAAGGAAGCCAAAAACATTGTAGTGATTGGCGCTGGATATATCGGCATCGAGCTGGTGGAGGCATTCGAAGAGAGTGGCAAGAACGTCACGCTCATTGATATGAGCGACCGCATTATGTCGAAGTATTTGGACGAGGAGTTCACAGCACCCGTTGAGCAATCGTTTAAAGAGCGCGGTGTGAAACTAGCGCTGGGTGAGACGGTGAACCGCTTTGAAGGTGTTGACGGGCAAGTTGCCAAAGTGGTGACGAATGCAGGGGAGTATGAGGCAGACTTAGTCATTTTGTGTATCGGCTTTAAGCCAAGCACAGAGTTGTTCCGCGGGCAGCTTGAAATGCTCGATAACGGCGCAATTATTGTGGATGAGTATATGCGTACGAGCCATCCTGACGTGTTTGCAGCGGGCGATAGCTGTGCTGTGAAATACAATCCGACAGGCGAGGCAGCTTACATTCCGCTGGCGACTAACGCGGTGCGCATGGGTACGATTGCAGCATGCAACTTAGTGGAGCCGCGCATTCGCTCGCTTGGTACGCAAGGCACGTCGGGCATTAAGATTTACGAGCATCATATCGCTACGACGGGGATGACAGAGCAAGCAGCACTTGATGCGGGCATGAATGTGAAAGTTAGCACAATTAATGAGAACTATCGTCCGGAGTTTATGCCGACGTATGAGTTGATTACCCTCAAGATCGTATATGAAGCGGATACTGGACGCATCGTAGGCGCGCAGCTTAGCTCGAAAGTAGACTTAACGGCAGCCATCAACACGGTATCGGTGTGCATCCAAAAGGGCATGACCGTGCATGAGTTGGCTGTGGTGGACTTCTTCTTCCAGCCTCATTTTAATAAGCCATGGAATTTCTTGAACAGCGTAGCGCTGCAAACGTTGTAAGAAGCTGTACGAGGATATACAGAGCTATGCAAAGCTATACAGAGCTATACAGGATAAAAGCCGCTGCTTCGGTCACCATGTTGGTGGCTGGGGCAGCGGCTTTATCTTGTCATCTTGTCTTTTGTGACCGCATGATTTTGTGATGGGCTTCAGAGGGTGGATAGAATGAGCGGTGGTCAGAGTTGAGAGT harbors:
- a CDS encoding ATP-dependent RNA helicase; the encoded protein is MKSGAVLVAEPGAGKTTRVPLALLDEPWLEGRRILMLEPRRIAARSSARYMAKALGERVGETIGYRVRLDTQISERTRVEVITEGILTRMLQEDASLEGVGLVIFDEFHERHLHADLGLALALESQSVLRDDLRLLVMSATLEAESVAAVMGDVPIIRSKGRSFPVETHYVGRLGDIVGGAAYKSGAKGEFERAVATQVEVALRDHEGDIMVFLPGVGEIRRVEAELRKLGWGLNSGLNSDSVSGSDARLDSDSDLDSVHRKNKQVRIAPLYGQLPQAEQDEAIAPNPAGLRKVVLATSIAETSLTVEGVRVVIDSGLMRVPKFSPRTGMTRLETVAVSQASADQRRGRAGRLGPGVCYRLWTEQEHGYLKKQSVPEMLEADLAPLALELAAWGADESTLQWMTPPPAPALAQARELLTQLGVFAAGGNNVLTPHGRKLAEVGVHPRLAHMIVRAIPLGLGVLACDLAALLSERDIVRRGAASGRASDSRGNTALFDPDMRSRVDLLKHASKSESVDIGAVKRVQEEAAQWRRVFAMRLDQRSGSHTEHKVDSHAVGLLLGFAYPDRIAERRTDGRYLLSNGRGAAFLSAANRAIGAAGAGAGAGAGVGAAGLAGVTGSLMQAPYLVCAELDDVGADSRIMLAAPVTRELLEQHFADSILREEHIAWERTTQSVRVRQREQLGALTLKDTQHPAPDAEAVLQALLQGIAQEGLTLLPWTKHARQLQARLQFMHRHLPEDWPDATEEALIASLDEWLGPHVYGMRSRADVQKLNVAAALESLLTWEARQQLDAEAPTHIVVPSGSRIAVDYSNPDQPVLAVRLQELFGLQDTPRIAKGKVALTLHLLSPAQRPVQVTQDLKSFWDNTYFEVKKDLKGRYPKHYWPDNPYEALATRRARPHQSN
- a CDS encoding EamA family transporter produces the protein MASWLLFALLSAVMAALVSIFGKIGLEGVDANTATAIRAVIMAAFLVGVVLVEGKATQIGEVLANRKALLFIVLSGLAGALSWLFYFMAIKMGEVSKVAPIDKLSVVLAVLFALLFLGEKLSLLGGIGVVLIGVGVLLTVIG
- a CDS encoding TrkH family potassium uptake protein, yielding MTSWRQQTMHWTPARILVTGFLIIITIGTFLLKLPMSMQPGRSLSFIDALFTATSAVCVTGLVVVDTGTTFSTFGQIVIISLVQIGGIGFMSVALMFYLMLGKKVSLRERLILQEAINANSMEGIVRTVRRVIIFVAVIQAVAALILTAYFATHMPLAQASYYALFHAISLFNNGGFDLFGNSFQHYANDFLFNLVAFLLVMAGGIGFIVLAELYEYPKRRRLSLHSKVVLTMSSALVLVGAIFIFALEFTNPHTLGPLSMEGKVYASFFQSISARSSGTTTVDVAQFREVSQFFVIILMFIGASPGSAGGGIKTTTFAILLSAVYAMLRGREDAVLFRSRLPKEQIIKALTIIILALMLVLSVSILLAVVEQQPFLDVLFETVSAVATVGLSTGITPELTVWGKIIICATMFIGRLGPMTLAYALANRKEPMLYRYPEGKIMIG
- a CDS encoding S9 family peptidase; its protein translation is MIQFPKPDVKQFFQSYVIDLFALSANEERLIFSANINGHYNLWAIPLNGSNRYPYRLTYSNQACSFIKVDPQGRHILAGFDQDGDENYQIYALKPEGGELHKLIEAEDAEKLFFAQLSEDGKRVYYITSEANPQFLNTRCYDIESGQNELLIQGEDAVTFASAISPNEQLIAYVKHLANTFTPGYVRVNGEDLCVTPSPDVVHVVRGLTFIDDETVLFATDYESDFGYLAAYHIPTRKFEELYRIPQSNISDIKWHKESRTVILFTERGVEDQLYRWSLDTKELESISLPVSVIEDYKVADSGRIYVLGRSATKPTNIYREAEGAWEALTDNRVVGLTEEDLVEPEVVKYRSFDDIDIEALLFRAKDEVANGYTVFWPHGGPQAAERKSFRSLFQTLLANGYHIFAPNFRGSTGYGSNFTKLVECDWGEGPRKDCLKGMEWLFEQGISSRDKLFVIGGSYGGYMTLLLAGRHADYFKAAVDIFGVSNLFTFVTSVPDFWKPMMERWVGDPEKDRERFITDSPITYLDTMVNPMLVIQGANDPRVVKEESDQIVEALRSKGRDVEYVVLDNEGHGFSKKENEILVYERMLDFLKRHQYVE